A genomic stretch from Bradyrhizobium quebecense includes:
- a CDS encoding rhodanese-like domain-containing protein — protein MADHKVEDLFPDEVSKGIAEGRYLLVDVREPNEVAVEAYPDGVVVPLSTFDPSAIPDPQGKQVVFACRSGKRSVTASLAAQAAGLPYDKHLAGGIIGWKAAGLPTKTGG, from the coding sequence GTGGCGGACCACAAGGTGGAAGATTTGTTTCCGGACGAGGTGTCGAAGGGTATAGCGGAAGGCCGTTATCTCCTGGTCGACGTCCGCGAGCCCAATGAGGTCGCCGTCGAGGCCTATCCCGATGGCGTCGTGGTGCCGCTGTCGACGTTCGATCCATCAGCGATTCCCGATCCGCAGGGCAAGCAGGTGGTGTTCGCCTGCCGCTCCGGCAAGCGCTCGGTGACGGCCTCGCTGGCGGCCCAGGCCGCGGGCCTGCCTTACGACAAGCATTTGGCGGGCGGCATCATCGGCTGGAAGGCAGCAGGACTGCCCACCAAGACCGGCGGCTGA